A single window of Pungitius pungitius chromosome 20, fPunPun2.1, whole genome shotgun sequence DNA harbors:
- the LOC119195221 gene encoding potassium voltage-gated channel subfamily F member 1-like, which produces MWGIQRTRYGDCNASEASEETEIVVNIGGVKQVLFGDALSRYPDTRLAELIDCSLKSSEEISVFCDDYDSDTGEFYFDRDPEAFKCIIELYYYGEIHMKRGICPICFMKEMEFWKIDPDFLDDCCKCQLKEVEDELAEIAEKVRTILVDRDGDPSAAGWQRFQMCLWRLMEKPESSLPAHIIAIVSFIFILVSSVVMCVGTIPDLQVEDSEGNLTENPTLEVIETVCIGWFTIEYILRLISSPNKRKFILAFMNIIDFMAIMPFFVVLILTSFGTGVMELANVQQAVQALRIMRIARIFKLARHSSGLQTLTSALKSSFKELGLLLMYMGVGVFLFSALGYTMEQSHPETLFTSIPQSFWWAVITMTTVGYGDVYPKTTLGRCNAAISFLCGVIAIALPIHPIINNFVLVYNKQQVLETAAKHEIELMALRSGEGELEAARGAHGHVCVAGVWDNGARSCHGDTYTPLLKDPRGGSGIRPPSTETSFESTAESTEYFISPENTLRKSDVKQLNSNRISNC; this is translated from the coding sequence ATGTGGGGGATCCAGCGGACGCGCTATGGAGACTGCAACGCCTCGGAAGCCAGCGAGGAGACGGAGATTGTTGTCAACATCGGCGGCGTGAAACAGGTGCTGTTCGGGGACGCGCTGAGTCGCTACCCGGACACGCGCCTGGCGGAACTCATCGACTGTTCGCTTAAGTCTTCCGAAGAAATATCCGTATTTTGCGACGACTACGACTCTGACACGGGAGAGTTCTACTTTGACAGAGACCCCGAAGCATTTAAATGTATCATCGAGCTGTATTATTATGGAGAGATTCACATGAAACGCGGCATCTGTCCGATTTGTTTCATGAAGGAGATGGAGTTCTGGAAGATCGACCCGGATTTTCTGGACGACTGTTGTAAATGTCAactgaaggaggtggaggatgaaCTGGCGGAGATCGCAGAGAAAGTAAGAACTATCCTGGTGGACCGAGATGGAGATCCTTCAGCGGCAGGCTGGCAGCGCTTCCAGATGTGCCTCTGGAGGCTAATGGAGAAGCCGGAGTCCTCGCTACCTGCGCACATCATCGCCATAGTTTCCTTCATTTTTATCCTGGTCTCCTCCGTGGTGATGTGTGTCGGGACCATCCCCGACCTGCAGGTCGAGGACTCGGAAGGCAACCTCACAGAGAACCCAACTCTGGAGGTCATCGAGACGGTGTGCATCGGCTGGTTTACTATTGAATACATCTTGCGTTTAATCTCCTCCCCAAATAAAAGGAAATTTATTCTGGCTTTTATGAACATCATTGACTTCATGGCAATCATGCCCTTCTTCGTGGTGCTGATTCTGACCTCTTTCGGCACAGGGGTGATGGAGCTGGCTAACGTGCAGCAGGCGGTGCAGGCTTTACGCATAATGCGCATTGCGCGCATTTTCAAACTGGCTCGCCATTCCTCCGGACTACAGACCCTCACATCCGCCCTGAAGAGCAGCTTCAAAGAGCTCGGACTGCTCCTCATGTATATGGGCGTGGGGGTCTTCCTTTTCTCCGCACTGGGCTACACAATGGAGCAGAGCCACCCGGAAACCTTGTTCACCAGCATCCCACAGTCGTTCTGGTGGGCGGTGATCACCATGACCACGGTGGGCTACGGAGACGTCTACCCAAAGACCACTCTGGGTCGATGCAACGCGGCCATCAGCTTCCTGTGCGGAGTGATCGCCATAGCGCTGCCCATACACCCCATCATCAACAATTTCGTGTTGGTCTACAACAAGCAACAGGTGCTGGAGACTGCTGCCAAGCATGAGATTGAACTGATGGCGCTGCGCTCCGGCGAAGGCGAGCTGGAGGCTGCGCGCGGCGCCCACGGGCACGTTTGCGTCGCAGGGGTCTGGGACAACGGCGCGCGCTCCTGTCACGGCGACACCTACACCCCCTTACTGAAGGATCCCAGAGGAGGATCTGGAATCCGGCCCCCCAGCACGGAGACGAGCTTCGAAAGCACAGCCGAGTCCACCGAATATTTCATCTCACCTGAAAACACTCTGAGAAAAAGCGACGTGAAACAACTGAACAGCAACCGAATCAGTAATTGTTGA